One genomic window of Equus caballus isolate H_3958 breed thoroughbred chromosome 6, TB-T2T, whole genome shotgun sequence includes the following:
- the BOK gene encoding bcl-2-related ovarian killer protein, with protein MEVLRRSSVFAAEIMDAFDRSPTDKELVAQAKALGREFVHARLLRAGLAWSAPERAAPAPGGRLAEVCAVLLRLGDELELIRPSVYRNVARQLNISLQSETVVTDAFLAVSAQIFSAGITWGKVVSLYLVAAGLAVDCVRQAQPAMVHALVDCLGEFVRKTLATWLRRRGGWTDVLKCVVSTDPGYRSHWLVAAFCSVGRFLKAAFFMLLPER; from the exons ATGGAGGTGCTGCGGCGCTCCTCGGTCTTCGCCGCCGAGATCATGGACGCCTTTGACCGCTCGCCCACCGACAAGGAGCTGGTGGCCCAGGCCAAGGCGCTCGGCAGGGAGTTCGTGCACGCGCGGCTGCTGCGCGCTGGCCTCGCCTGGAGCGCGCCCGAGCGTGCCGCCCCTGCCCCCGGCGGCCGCCTGGCAGAGGTGTGCGCGGTGCTGCTGCGCCTGG GAGATGAGCTGGAGCTGATCCGGCCCAGTGTCTACCGCAACGTGGCTCGCCAGCTGAACATCTCACTGCAGTCTGAGACCGTGGTGACTGACGCCTTCCTGGCTGTGTCTGCCCAGATCTTCTCTGCAG GCATCACGTGGGGCAAGGTGGTGTCCCTGTACTTGGTGGCTGCGGGGCTGGCCGTGGACTGCGTGCGGCAGGCCCAGCCCGCCATGGTCCATGCTCTCGTTGACTGCCTCGGGGAGTTTGTGCGCAAGACCCTGGCGACCTGGCTGCGGAGGCGTGGCGGATGG ACTGACGTCCTCAAGTGTGTGGTCAGCACGGACCCCGGCTACCGCTCCCATTGGCTCGTGGCTGCGTTCTGCAGTGTCGGCCGCTTCCTGAAGGCTGCCTTCTTCATGCTGTTGCCAGAGAGATGA